Proteins encoded by one window of Lathyrus oleraceus cultivar Zhongwan6 chromosome 1, CAAS_Psat_ZW6_1.0, whole genome shotgun sequence:
- the LOC127096255 gene encoding uncharacterized protein LOC127096255 — MNKVTIIINGSDTKTDKRGRSDKVIFCCDKGGKYKEGDSVTQSATKKCGCPFKIRSTPSKDDYGWKIDVKCGFLNHGLPDRFEGPSFVGRLNADEQFDKMSCSTKTRTIFIARARSRECDSGITQIYKHKSKIQIDIMGPRTEMQHLFKLIEDSDYVYWNRKKDELEVVRDISWAHPESVKLLNTFPNVLIMFPKYVRL, encoded by the coding sequence ATGAATAAAGTGACAATTATAATAAATGGTTCAGATACCAAAACAGACAAGAGAGGAAGAAGTGACAAAGTAATATTTTGTTGTGATAAAGGTGGAAAATACAAAGAAGGAGATAGTGTAACACAAAGTGCTACTAAGAAATGTGGTTGTCCATTCAAAATTAGATCAACACCGTCAAAAGATGATTatggttggaagattgatgtaaaatgtggaTTTCTCAACCATGGCTTACCAGATAGATTTGAAGGTCCTTCGTTTGTAGGTCGACTAAATGCTGATGAACAATTTGACAAAATGTCATGTTCCACCAAGACACGTACTATTTTTATTGCAAGAGCTAGATCCAGAGAATGTGATTCGGGGATCACGCAAATATATAAACATAAGAGTAAGATTCAGATAGACATCATGGGTCCTAGAACGGAAATGCAACATTTGTTTAAGCTGATAGAGGATTCAGATTATGTTTACTGGAATAGAAAAAAAGACGAGTTAGAAGTTGTGAGAGATATCTCCTGGGCCCATCCAGAATCAGTGAAATTGTTGAATACGTTTCCTAATGTGTTGATTATGTTTCCAAAATATGTTAGATTATAA